The genomic DNA AAGGAGAATCGACAAATTACTTCGTTCCGGTTTCTCATCTTCCATGACGACTTGCGGAACGACTGATTCAAAAAGTTTCTCAGCCGGGGCATCCTCGGATCGATTTGGCAAAATCAGGGCCGTGAAGAACTGCACATCGAGACCGGCATATTTGATCGGCTCTCGCCAGGAGACGACAGGTTTCCCACCATCCTTGGCCTTATTCGTCTGTTTGACAAGATCGGCAGCAGTGAGGTGAATGGAAGTCGTCTTATCGGGGTAACGGGCATCTTCAATTGTCGCAACATCGATTTCCCGATACGAACGTGTGTTGTCCGCATTCTCCAGTTCTAAACCAACCGGTCCTTGCAACGTGTAAACCGTCTCAACCGTATTCTCAGAGTGGTTGACGATTTTAATGTCCATTTCCAGCAGATAGCCGGTCGGAGACTTATCACGTTTTTCCAGATCCGCTTGTTGAATGCGGTAAGTCTTAAAGACTTCCAGATCTTTTTTGGGGGCGAGATAGCTGAATGTGACAGAGTCCGCATCCTGCTGACTGATCTTCCAATCGACCTCGGCGAGCGATGTTCCAAAATCTTTCAGCTGGCCATCGATTTGGGGGAGTTGCATTTCAAAAGTTTTGGGGACACGTCGATCACCTTTGACTGGAATCGGATTCCCGACCACTTTGAATTGCTGTTTGCGGTTGAGCGTCGTGTATCGTGGGTCGGTCAATTCAACCCAATCGATGGCGGCTCCCTGAGTATTCAACTGTGCTTTGAGAAGATACTTGCCAGCAAAGCCAGATTCCCCGAGAACGATCTGCTGAGCGGGAAATGTCTGCAGCTCAACCTTTGGCTCTGCTTCGGGGGCATCCCCTGAAGGAGCTGCTTTCACAGCTGCTGGATCGTCAGACGCAGCGTTCGCCTTCCCCGGGTCTTCATCCTGTTTAGAGTTAAGCAGTGCCTCTTCATTGAAGTCATCCTTTTCACCAGCCACAGGTTTGGGCTTTGGTTTTGGGAAAACCTCAGGAAAAAGTCCGGGAGCAATCTGCATCCAGAAAATAAAGAAGACCATCGTCAACAAGACGAAGAACATGTATCGACGCTGATCCATGGGTGATATAGACGGTCTTTATTTCAGACCGTTCCTTTCACAATCGAGTCTATCGCAGAACAAACTGTTCGCTGAGGCAGATTCGAAATTAGCAACTTTTCAAGCCAACCGCGAAAATTCAGTTTGTATGGTGTTATAGGTATACAGCGATCCGGAAACGTTGGATCACTCAGAAACGGACATTATGAGGAACTCCGGCGAATTCACCAGTAGGTTCGCTGCAATTCCCGGTTTTTGAAGAGTTCAACCATCCTGAAACCTGCACAGATGATCAAGTCGTGCTGATCCGTTTTGTTTCTCAGCTGCGGTATCATGGCGATCCGCCAATTCAATCAAGCAGTTCGCAATCTCATCTGGAAACCGAAAATGCCCACTCAACGGCTGAGGAAGTCACTTATTTCAA from Thalassoglobus polymorphus includes the following:
- the yidC gene encoding membrane protein insertase YidC, producing MDQRRYMFFVLLTMVFFIFWMQIAPGLFPEVFPKPKPKPVAGEKDDFNEEALLNSKQDEDPGKANAASDDPAAVKAAPSGDAPEAEPKVELQTFPAQQIVLGESGFAGKYLLKAQLNTQGAAIDWVELTDPRYTTLNRKQQFKVVGNPIPVKGDRRVPKTFEMQLPQIDGQLKDFGTSLAEVDWKISQQDADSVTFSYLAPKKDLEVFKTYRIQQADLEKRDKSPTGYLLEMDIKIVNHSENTVETVYTLQGPVGLELENADNTRSYREIDVATIEDARYPDKTTSIHLTAADLVKQTNKAKDGGKPVVSWREPIKYAGLDVQFFTALILPNRSEDAPAEKLFESVVPQVVMEDEKPERSNLSILLESTKQTLKKGSEVEHSFQTYFGPKRKQLLEPIHAGDVVRLGWFGVIAKAMLAVLDFFHNWVGLPYAFAIILLTVVVRGMMFPISKKQAIESEKMKVLAPKLKEIQEKHKDKPEEFAKAYRAFQKKYNYHPMVGCLPALLQLPIFYGLYTSLYQAIDLRLAKFLWVDNLAAPDALFNFGFAIPWVGFTTFNLLPILTVILFVAQQKMFTPPPTSDEQAMTYKMMNYMMIFIGFMFYRVPAGLCLYFISSSLWGICERTLLKKNVNSDGSVVEVEEPTTAVKAKDEPPKPKKPPGFLERIREAADQAQQNASKSSSSDRKYSKQSKKNKKR